One genomic region from Actinomycetota bacterium encodes:
- a CDS encoding MarP family serine protease, giving the protein MNGLDLVLVGALVLAALSGFRRGLALQAFGFGGLLIGLVVGALFVPLVSGIADQSMAQATLAIVTLIVFAGIGNGVGWFVGTRLRTRTRSSKYGRADALGGSAVAILASLITIWFISLNLVNGPFPDLARQIRGSAIVRALDDTLPQPPSLLAQVRQFFNRFGFPDVFAGLPPVPAEPVRPPSSVDARAAFAAADDSTVMVVGPACDRIQEGSGFGVGGEYVITNAHVVAGVDEPQIVSSGGETYAATTVLFDAELDLAVLHVDGAPWPSLSLTPLDADRGAGGAVLGYPGGRELEGNRAAVLRALDGVIGLDIYGRRRTERFVLELQTHVRPGNSGGPFVLSNGYVAGVVFAASTADQNVGYALAASEVAPVLERSIGQTQPVGTGPCIR; this is encoded by the coding sequence GTGAACGGCCTCGACCTCGTCCTCGTCGGCGCACTTGTGCTGGCGGCGCTGTCGGGGTTCCGGCGCGGGCTCGCGTTGCAAGCGTTTGGCTTCGGCGGACTGCTGATCGGGCTCGTCGTCGGCGCGCTCTTCGTGCCGCTCGTCTCGGGGATCGCCGATCAGTCGATGGCGCAGGCGACGCTGGCGATCGTCACGCTCATCGTGTTCGCCGGAATCGGGAACGGCGTCGGGTGGTTCGTCGGCACCAGGCTCCGCACGCGTACGCGCTCCTCGAAGTACGGCCGGGCCGATGCCTTAGGTGGATCGGCCGTCGCGATCCTCGCGTCGCTGATCACCATCTGGTTCATCTCGCTGAATCTGGTGAACGGGCCCTTCCCCGACCTCGCGCGACAGATCCGCGGGTCTGCGATCGTTCGCGCGCTCGACGACACGCTGCCCCAGCCGCCGTCGCTCCTCGCGCAGGTCCGGCAGTTCTTCAACCGGTTCGGATTCCCGGACGTGTTCGCTGGGCTCCCGCCCGTTCCCGCCGAGCCGGTTCGCCCTCCCAGCAGCGTCGACGCCCGTGCGGCGTTCGCGGCCGCCGACGACAGCACCGTTATGGTCGTCGGCCCGGCGTGCGACAGGATCCAGGAGGGTTCGGGGTTCGGGGTCGGCGGCGAGTACGTCATCACGAACGCGCACGTCGTCGCCGGCGTCGACGAGCCACAGATCGTCAGCAGCGGCGGTGAGACGTATGCGGCGACGACGGTGCTCTTCGACGCGGAGCTCGATCTCGCCGTCCTGCACGTCGACGGTGCTCCCTGGCCCAGCCTGTCGCTCACGCCGCTCGACGCCGACCGTGGCGCCGGAGGAGCGGTCCTCGGTTACCCGGGCGGAAGAGAGCTCGAGGGGAATCGCGCCGCGGTGCTTCGCGCCCTCGACGGCGTGATCGGACTGGACATCTACGGGCGACGCCGGACGGAGCGGTTCGTGCTCGAGCTCCAGACGCACGTCCGGCCCGGCAATTCGGGCGGTCCGTTCGTGCTGTCGAACGGCTACGTCGCCGGCGTCGTGTTCGCCGCGTCGACGGCCGACCAGAACGTGGGCTACGCGCTCGCGGCGAGCGAGGTTGCCCCGGTCCTCGAGCGTTCGATCGGACAGACCCAACCGGTCGGCACCGGTCCCTGCATTCGTTAG
- a CDS encoding L,D-transpeptidase codes for MIAGALIVAGAIATWMPARRANAALLSATVGTTRAVVPAGWSENPGRAPRGRDGLRHLLVHVERAMAITARPGGGRTIGTMPAGSRYYDIPTVAWVRDVSPDGRYGLVGVPYVGYRATGWIRLRGLDRSHTRVSVEADLSEHSITVRRGDHVLFRAGAATGAPPSPTPIGRYFVTDRVPFPNGGVLGTFAFGISGIQPNLPPGWGGGDQLAIHGTNDASSIGRSASAGCLRVSEGTLARLRRVLRLGTPVVIHP; via the coding sequence GTGATTGCCGGCGCGCTCATCGTGGCGGGCGCCATCGCAACCTGGATGCCCGCTCGCCGAGCGAACGCAGCACTGCTCTCCGCCACGGTCGGTACGACCCGCGCCGTCGTCCCAGCCGGCTGGTCCGAGAATCCGGGCCGCGCCCCACGCGGGCGAGACGGACTGCGCCACCTCCTCGTTCACGTCGAACGCGCCATGGCGATCACGGCGCGTCCTGGCGGCGGCCGGACGATTGGAACGATGCCGGCGGGCTCGAGGTACTACGACATCCCCACGGTCGCCTGGGTCCGCGACGTTTCCCCCGACGGCCGTTACGGGCTCGTCGGCGTCCCGTACGTCGGATACCGGGCAACGGGATGGATCCGACTCCGCGGACTCGACCGCTCGCACACGCGTGTGAGCGTGGAGGCGGATCTGTCGGAACACAGCATCACGGTGCGCCGCGGCGATCACGTGCTATTCCGCGCCGGGGCCGCGACGGGCGCGCCCCCGTCACCGACACCCATCGGCCGGTACTTCGTGACCGACCGAGTGCCGTTCCCCAACGGGGGGGTGCTCGGGACGTTCGCGTTCGGGATCTCGGGGATTCAGCCGAACCTTCCGCCGGGATGGGGCGGCGGCGATCAGCTCGCAATTCACGGAACCAACGACGCATCCTCGATCGGACGCTCCGCGAGCGCCGGATGCCTCCGAGTTTCGGAGGGAACGCTCGCGCGGTTGCGGCGGGTGCTCCGCTTGGGGACTCCGGTCGTGATCCACCCGTAG
- a CDS encoding metallophosphoesterase has protein sequence MVTIGHISDPHVGSPYFVPNLMHRVLVELNELNPDVVICSGDLTNEGYRQEYKNWLAYAQRITAPMYTVPGNHDARNVGYLHFEELIGDRHWSVDVHGVRIVGVDSSEPDINEGQVGRERYDWIRSQFDVPAELKVFVLHHHLLPIPGTGRERSTVMDAGDLLEVLITSGVNIVLSGHKHVPYVWRLEDLYVANAGTVASLRVRGYTKPCYNVLEFEGDQVRITRKYPFGGGSVIAHFSLSTGEQFHRELEPPVQQRTTVTGAQIGE, from the coding sequence GTGGTGACGATCGGCCACATCTCCGACCCGCACGTCGGCTCCCCGTACTTCGTTCCGAACCTGATGCATCGCGTCCTGGTGGAGCTGAACGAGCTCAACCCAGACGTCGTCATCTGCAGTGGTGACCTCACCAACGAGGGATACCGGCAGGAGTACAAGAACTGGCTCGCCTACGCGCAGCGCATCACGGCGCCGATGTATACGGTCCCCGGCAACCACGACGCGCGGAACGTGGGGTACCTCCATTTCGAGGAGCTGATCGGCGACCGGCACTGGAGCGTGGACGTGCACGGCGTTCGCATCGTCGGCGTCGACTCCAGCGAGCCGGACATCAACGAGGGGCAGGTCGGCCGCGAACGGTACGACTGGATCCGGTCGCAGTTCGACGTTCCGGCGGAGCTGAAGGTGTTCGTGCTGCACCACCACCTGCTGCCGATACCGGGCACGGGTCGCGAACGCAGCACGGTGATGGACGCGGGTGACCTGCTCGAGGTGCTCATCACCAGCGGCGTGAACATCGTGCTCTCCGGACACAAGCACGTGCCGTACGTGTGGCGTCTGGAGGACCTGTACGTCGCGAACGCGGGGACGGTCGCCTCGCTCCGCGTCCGCGGCTACACGAAGCCGTGTTACAACGTGCTCGAGTTCGAGGGCGATCAGGTCAGGATCACGCGGAAGTACCCGTTCGGCGGGGGCAGCGTGATCGCCCACTTCTCGCTCTCGACAGGCGAGCAGTTCCACCGTGAGCTCGAACCACCCGTTCAGCAACGGACGACCGTGACCGGCGCGCAGATCGGGGAGTAG
- a CDS encoding 2,3-diphosphoglycerate synthetase, producing the protein MKVLVLVDGEHYPPVTRWALETSRSRGLEPVAALFLGGTEKLRPGKDLELGLPLIHADGEPTASLARALDRLGRGSVEAVLDVSDEPVLGDRERMELVAVALARGLPYVGGDFRFDPPIDGPPLGVATIAVIGTGKRTGKTAAAGEVARTALADGMNPIVVAMGRGGPPRPQVAEAGSVTLERLLELVRSGRHAASDYLEDAVTTGVTTIGARRAGGGLAGRPVATNAREAAELAVGLGAGVVVLEGSGASVPPVPWDAGVLVTNAALAERNLTEYLGPYRLLLSDLVVVTMGHSPAGRRISSSENFSVLRSHVKRLRGDARLIVADLHPQPLGDVEGKDVFFTTTAQGPVADRQARSLEANHGCRVVGLSARLADRAGLAREMDGAGGYEVLLTELKAAAVDVACERAIARGADVVFVDNRPVAVDGEPDLVEALRWTIGLAIERHAARGGSEQA; encoded by the coding sequence ATGAAGGTCCTCGTTCTCGTCGACGGCGAGCACTACCCACCGGTGACGCGTTGGGCGCTCGAGACCTCGCGTTCGCGCGGTCTCGAGCCCGTTGCGGCGCTGTTCCTCGGGGGAACGGAAAAGCTCCGCCCCGGGAAGGACCTCGAGCTCGGCCTTCCGCTGATCCACGCGGACGGCGAACCCACCGCCTCGTTGGCACGGGCGCTCGACCGGCTCGGTCGTGGCTCAGTCGAAGCGGTTCTCGACGTGTCCGACGAACCCGTGCTCGGTGATCGCGAACGCATGGAGCTCGTCGCGGTCGCGCTCGCCCGAGGCCTCCCGTACGTGGGCGGCGATTTCCGGTTCGACCCCCCGATCGACGGCCCGCCGCTGGGGGTCGCGACCATCGCTGTGATCGGAACCGGCAAGCGCACCGGCAAGACCGCGGCGGCGGGCGAGGTCGCTCGAACCGCGCTGGCCGACGGCATGAACCCGATCGTCGTCGCCATGGGACGGGGCGGTCCACCCCGGCCGCAGGTGGCCGAGGCCGGCTCGGTCACGCTCGAGCGTCTGCTCGAGCTCGTCCGCAGCGGACGGCACGCCGCGTCCGACTACCTGGAGGACGCCGTCACGACGGGTGTGACGACGATCGGCGCGCGACGGGCCGGCGGCGGACTCGCGGGCCGCCCGGTCGCGACGAACGCGCGCGAGGCGGCCGAGCTCGCCGTGGGGCTCGGGGCGGGCGTCGTGGTCCTCGAGGGGAGCGGGGCGTCCGTCCCCCCAGTGCCGTGGGATGCGGGCGTGCTCGTGACGAATGCCGCTTTGGCCGAGAGGAACCTGACCGAGTACCTCGGCCCCTACCGCCTGTTGCTGTCGGACCTGGTGGTTGTTACGATGGGCCACAGCCCAGCCGGGCGGAGAATCTCTTCTAGCGAGAACTTCTCTGTCCTCCGATCCCACGTCAAGCGACTGCGCGGTGATGCCCGGCTCATCGTGGCGGACCTTCATCCACAGCCGCTGGGCGACGTGGAGGGCAAGGACGTGTTCTTCACTACGACGGCGCAGGGACCGGTCGCCGACAGGCAGGCTCGGTCCCTGGAAGCGAATCACGGCTGCCGCGTGGTGGGGTTGAGCGCCCGCCTCGCCGATAGGGCGGGGTTGGCGCGTGAGATGGATGGCGCCGGAGGGTACGAGGTGCTCCTCACCGAGCTCAAAGCCGCAGCCGTAGACGTCGCGTGCGAACGAGCGATCGCCCGCGGAGCGGACGTCGTCTTCGTCGACAACCGACCCGTCGCGGTGGACGGCGAGCCGGATCTCGTCGAGGCGCTGCGTTGGACCATCGGGCTCGCGATCGAGCGGCACGCCGCCCGTGGCGGCTCGGAGCAAGCATGA
- a CDS encoding amylo-alpha-1,6-glucosidase produces the protein MSVNPLGGESRRAEVESPPGAERPEEGVSPVLITDLASKTLAVKEGDAFLYSDLEGNLEQEADYGLGLYSKDTRFLSRFRLTINGRAPVLLSSSSERGYMSHVDLTNPDLYDEKVLAVPQQTLNIRRIRAISGRLFERVRMKNYNPFPVTIDVEFAFGADFADIFEVRGMTRDGSQPPAAPKVEDGRIDFVYEGRDGVRRITRIEFGARADRIDVDDLEATATFRVHLGPYQTKLIGLSVDPIIEDGRPSSVDFDHAVHELRRSYEEWERESTQVVTDNELFNELLDRSLRDLRALYTQSDGGAVLAAGIPWYVAVFGRDSLIASHQLLMVNTRPARDALELLASKQGTIEDDWRDEEPGKILHEIRQGELARAGLIPHSPYYGSVDATPWFVLLYAQHFRWTGDLEFAEKLLPAAQAALAWIDEYGDLDGDGFVEYLSRSPRGIKNQGWKDSYDSVVHADGRLAEPPIALCEVQAYVYLAKQRMGDVYRALGRDDDARRLEDEAAALRAKFNEAFWMGDEKYFAQALDADKRQVRTITSNPGHALYCGIVDDEKAVPLAKRLLSPDMFSGWGIRTMSKAAAAYNPMSYHNGSVWPHDNALIAAGLKRYGMARSTNRVSTALFDAAVNADYMRLPELFCGFTRRTPNRPVSYPVACSPQAWAAGSPFLMLQAMLGISARAHQNLLTVNLPHLPTWLNTVEVRNLAVGDSRISVVFRREGEITSFSLLSREGDVRVVMEE, from the coding sequence ATGAGCGTCAACCCGCTCGGCGGTGAGTCGAGGCGAGCGGAAGTCGAATCACCTCCCGGTGCCGAGCGTCCCGAAGAGGGCGTGTCGCCGGTCCTCATCACCGATCTCGCCAGCAAGACGCTCGCGGTCAAGGAAGGCGACGCCTTCCTGTACTCCGATCTCGAAGGCAACCTCGAGCAGGAGGCCGACTACGGCCTGGGGCTGTACTCCAAGGACACACGGTTCCTCTCCCGGTTCCGGCTGACGATCAACGGGCGCGCGCCGGTCCTGCTGTCGTCGTCGTCCGAGCGCGGCTACATGTCGCACGTCGATCTCACCAACCCGGACCTGTACGACGAAAAGGTGCTCGCCGTCCCTCAGCAGACACTGAACATCCGGCGGATCCGAGCGATCAGCGGACGGCTGTTCGAGCGGGTGCGGATGAAGAACTACAACCCGTTCCCCGTCACGATCGACGTGGAGTTCGCGTTCGGGGCCGACTTCGCCGACATCTTCGAGGTCCGGGGGATGACCCGGGACGGATCGCAACCCCCCGCGGCACCGAAGGTGGAGGACGGCCGGATCGACTTCGTCTACGAAGGACGCGACGGCGTTCGTCGGATCACCAGGATCGAGTTCGGCGCGCGCGCCGATCGCATCGACGTCGACGACCTCGAAGCGACGGCTACGTTCCGGGTTCACCTCGGCCCGTACCAGACGAAGCTGATCGGACTGTCCGTCGACCCGATCATCGAGGACGGCCGCCCGTCGTCGGTGGACTTCGACCATGCGGTGCACGAGCTGCGCCGGTCGTACGAGGAGTGGGAGCGCGAGTCGACGCAGGTGGTCACCGACAACGAGCTGTTCAACGAACTGCTCGACCGCAGTCTGCGGGATCTCCGCGCGCTCTACACGCAAAGCGATGGCGGGGCCGTGCTCGCCGCCGGCATCCCGTGGTACGTCGCCGTGTTCGGCCGCGACTCGCTGATCGCCTCCCACCAGCTGCTGATGGTCAACACACGGCCGGCGCGCGACGCGCTCGAGCTCCTCGCGTCGAAGCAGGGGACGATCGAAGACGACTGGCGCGATGAGGAACCGGGCAAGATCCTGCACGAGATCCGACAGGGCGAGCTGGCGCGCGCCGGCCTCATCCCGCACTCGCCCTACTACGGCTCGGTCGACGCCACGCCGTGGTTCGTCCTGCTGTACGCCCAGCACTTCCGGTGGACGGGCGACCTGGAGTTCGCCGAGAAGCTCCTGCCGGCCGCACAAGCGGCGCTGGCCTGGATCGACGAGTACGGCGACCTGGACGGCGACGGCTTCGTCGAATACCTCTCGCGTTCGCCGCGAGGCATCAAGAACCAGGGGTGGAAGGACTCATATGACTCCGTCGTCCACGCCGACGGGCGGCTCGCCGAACCACCGATCGCTCTCTGCGAAGTTCAGGCCTACGTCTACCTGGCCAAGCAACGGATGGGCGACGTGTATCGCGCGCTCGGTCGCGACGACGACGCGCGTCGACTCGAGGACGAGGCTGCCGCGCTGCGGGCGAAGTTCAACGAGGCGTTCTGGATGGGCGACGAGAAGTACTTCGCCCAGGCGCTCGACGCCGACAAACGCCAGGTGCGGACGATCACCTCCAACCCGGGGCACGCGCTGTACTGTGGCATCGTCGACGACGAGAAGGCCGTTCCGCTCGCCAAGCGCCTGCTCTCGCCGGACATGTTCTCGGGCTGGGGTATCCGCACGATGAGCAAGGCGGCCGCGGCGTACAACCCCATGAGCTACCACAACGGATCGGTCTGGCCGCACGACAATGCGCTCATCGCCGCGGGGCTCAAGCGCTACGGCATGGCTCGTTCGACCAACCGCGTCTCCACGGCGCTGTTCGACGCGGCGGTGAACGCGGACTACATGCGGCTGCCCGAACTGTTCTGCGGATTCACCAGGCGTACGCCGAACCGGCCCGTGAGCTATCCGGTTGCGTGCTCGCCCCAAGCGTGGGCCGCCGGTTCTCCCTTCCTCATGTTGCAGGCGATGCTCGGCATCTCGGCACGAGCCCATCAGAACCTGCTCACGGTCAACCTGCCGCACCTGCCGACGTGGCTCAACACGGTCGAGGTCCGAAACCTCGCTGTCGGCGACAGCCGGATCAGCGTGGTGTTCCGTCGCGAGGGTGAGATCACGTCGTTCTCGCTGCTGTCGCGCGAAGGCGACGTTCGCGTCGTGATGGAGGAGTAG